From the Actinomycetota bacterium genome, the window TCCGGTTGGCGGTCGAACTCGATGACGATGACAGCCGCGTCCTCGCGGAGCTGCTGGGTGCCTCGCGGGTCGTGCGAGAGATCGATCGGCTCCAGCAGTCGGTTGCTGGCCTGTCGATCGAATGGCTGCGGATCCCTCCCGACACCCGAGCGGCGGGTCGCACGATCGGCGACCTGGAGATCCGTTCGTCCACGGGCGTCACGGTGGTCGCTGCCCTGCGTGGAGGCGAAGCGCTCCCGGTACCAGGCCCTGACTTCCTCATCGAGTCGGGTGACACGCTGGTCGTGATGGGCCGCCCTGATGCCATCCGGCGGGCTGATGCGCTGCTGCGCGGCTGACGATGGACACGGCGACTCTGCTACTCGAGCTCGGGGCGGTGCTGCTCGTGCTAGCCGTGGCTGCACGGATCGCCCTTCGGTTCGGCCTGTCGCCGATCCCGCTGTACCTACTGACCGGGCTCGCACTGGGCGAAGGTGGTCTGTACCCGGTCCTGACTGCCGAGAGCTTCATCACACCCGCCGCCGAGATCGGCGTCATCCTGCTGCTGTTGCTGCTCGGACTGGAGTACAGCCCTCAGGAGCTAACCGCTGGTCTGCGGACCGGCTGGCGGCTGTCGATCGTCGACCTGCTCGCCAACTTCACCCCGGGGCTGCTCGCCGGGACCATGCTCGGCTGGGGCGCCCCGGCCTCCCTCGTGCTCGGCGGTGTGACCTACATCTCCTCATCCGGGATCGCCGCCAAACTCATCGACGACCAGCAATGGCTGGCCAACCGTGAGACCCCGCTCGTGCTGTCGGTCTTGGTCGCCGAGGACCTGGTGATGGCCGTCTACCTCCCGCTGCTGGGAGGCGTCCTCGCAGGTGGGAGCGTCCTGGCCGTGGGCGGATCCGTGACCGTCGCGCTGGCCGTGGCCGGGCTGGCCCTGTTGGTCGCGTTCCGCTACGGGCACACCATCAGCCAGTCCCTGGCCTCGCCCTCGGGTGAAGCGCTGCTCCTCAGCGTGATGGGGCTCACGCTGGTCGTGGCAGGACTCGCAGAGCAACTGCACATCTCCGCAGCGGTGGGTGCGTTCCTCGTCGGGATCGCCCTGTCGGGCCCGGTGCAAGAGCGTGTCCACGGCCTACTCCAACCCGTGCGGGACCTGTTCGCCGCCAGCTTCTTCGTGCTGTTCGGACTATCGGTCGACCCCCGCAACATCCCACCGGTCCTCGCCGCCGCCGCCGCTCTCGCTCTGGTCACCGCAGCGACCAAGATGGCGGGGATCTGGTGGGGAGCAGCACGCGCGGGCATCGGCCCCAGAGGACGCCGACGCGCCGCCTCCGTCCTCGTCGCGCGCGGCGAATTCTCCATCGTCATCGCCGAGATCGGCGTGGCCGCCGGCATCGAGCCCCGCCTCGGCCCGCTCGCCACAGCCTACGTTCTACTGCTCGCCATCACCGGTCCGGTCATCACTCGCAGCGCTGGCCAACCGGCAAGGCTGTGATCGGCCAGAACAGCGCGTGATCCCCGCACTCGTGGCTGCGGGTCTGATGACGCTCGCTTCGCCTGCCACCCCGGCCCGGGCGCTGGCAGGCCATCCGGGGCATCGCATGGTGGTCGTGGCGGCCGCGGCGATCGCGCTCAGCGGGTGGTGCCTGCCGGGGTCATCTCGGCGTTGTCCTGACCCGGCCGGCGACCGCACGGTCAGGATCCGAAGGTCAGACCACCCCGGTCGTCACTCCTGGTGAACCGTAGACTCCAAGGGTGCTCCAAGTGCAGATCATGGCTGCGATGCGTCGCATGATGCGCCGCCACCAGGGACTGCCGGCCAGTGGCAGCAAGCTACCGATGTGGCGGCTCATCGCCGGGGAGATCGGCTGGGCGGGGCGGCAGCTGCTACAACGCCCGTCGGTGCTCGTCGCGCTCGTCGTGGGTTTCGCGGCGACGCTGAGCGTCCTCGGTGCCGCCGCTCCCGGACCGGTCCTTACGATCCCGTGGCGAGTCCTCACGGCCATCACCGCTGGATGGCTCGTCGCTTCCGCGGTGCGCGGGATCCAGGTGGCGCGCGCGCACGGCGACGAGCCGGCAAACCGGGCAGGCGAACAGCGACCAGTGTTGGGTGCCGCGGTGATCAGCGGCGGTCTCGCGGTCGCGGTCCTGACGATCTGGCTGGCTGTGTGGTTGGTCGCGTGGGTGACCTGATCCTCACCGACGTCACCATCAGGCCAGCATTCGACCCCCTGCGCAAATCGCCTACAGCCACTGGCCGTGCCCTGCCTGCGGAAACACCCAGCCACTCCGGCAGATGTGTTCCGCGTCAGAGTTCACCGACGTCTCGCAAGGCGTCTTCATCGACGAGAGCGGCTCGACCGCCGAGCAGCGCACCGAAGAAGGAGACGGCCACATTCCCCCGGCGGACACACCGGTCCAGATGCGCAACCCGGAGCGAACAGCCTGCAGCGTTCCTTTTCTGGTTCGTCGTCGATCCCGAACAGTCATTCGCGCCAGAAGCAGGCCTCAACCAGTGACCGGGCGTTCGTGACGCATCGTCACCCGCGCAAGGGGATCGAAGGATCGCCGCAAGCCGACGAAGACGCCGCCCAGAACGGGTTCACAGGAAGAGGCACGCGGTGGGAACGGCGCTGCGGCGGCCCGTTAGGGTCGGCGTCGACAGCGATCGGATGGAGGACCGAATGGGACTGAACCTCGGGGACCTGTCACTGTCGAGCCCGGCGTTCGACAACGGCGGCCCGATCCCCCGGCGGCACACCAGCGAAGGCGAGGACGTCTCCCCAACCGTGGAGTGGAGCAACGTCCCCGACGGGACGAGCGAGTTGGTGCTCGTGTGCCACGACCCGGATGCGCCCCTCGTCCGCGGCTTCACGCACTGGGTCGTGCACGGCATCCCCGCGTCGGCAAGCGGGATCGGGGAGGGGGGCGGCGGCCAGTTCACTGAAGGCCAGAACGACTTCGGCAACGCTGGCTACAACGGCCCAGCACCGCCCGAGGGCCACGGCCCGCACCACTACTACTTCTGGCTGTACGCGCTCGACACTGGTCTCGACGCGGGCCCTGGCCTCACGCGCGAGCAGCTGCTGGACCGCATCGAGGGGCACGTGATCGAGCAGGCGCGACTGGTCGGCACCTACGAACGCTGAAGGGGGGAACGACGTGACCGAGCGTGTCGAGCTCACCGAGGCTGAGTGGCGCGAGCGCTTGAGCGCCGAGCGCTACCACGTGTTGCGCGAGAAGGGGACCGAACCGCCCTTCTCCGGCGAGTACCACGGCAGCAAGGTGGCGGGGACCTACGGCTGTGCGGCGTGCGGTCAGCCCTTGTTCGACTCGGACGCCAAGTACGACTCCGGGACCGGATGGCCCAGCTTCTGGGAGCCGCTCGACGACTCTGCGGTCCGCCTCGAGGACGACCACAGCCACGGGATGACCCGCACGGAGGTGCTGTGCACCGCCTGTGACTCCCACCTCGGTCACGTGTTCCCCGACGGCCCGCCACCCACGGGTCTGCGGTACTGCATCAACTCGCTGGCGTTGGAGGTCCAAGCCGACGGCTGAATCGGCGGCCATCTGTGCAGAGTCGTTCCCGCCGACGGGAAGAGGGTGTGACACGGTCGGTACCGTGCCGTCAGGCAACGAGGAGGCCTCACCATGCGCGTGGTGATCACCGGGGCGACGGGCAACGTCGGCACGAGCTTGATCGACGTCCTCGGCCACGAGGACCAGGTCACGTCGATCGTCGGGCTGGCCCGACGCCCGCCGGCATGGCAGCCGGCCAAGACGAGGTGGGGCCGCGCCGACGTCACCAAGGACGATCTGTCCACCTACTTCGACGCCGCCGACGTGGTGGTTCACCTCTCGTGGATCTTCCAGCCCACCCGCGATCCGCTGGCGACCTGGCGGACCAACGTCCTGGGCAGCATCCGGGTCTTTGAGGCGGTGTCCGAGGCGACGGTCCCCGCGCTCGTCTACGCATCGTCGGTCGGTTCCTACTCGCCGGGCCCGCAACACGACCGCGTGGACGAGTCCTGGCCGACCCACGCCCTGCCGACCGCCGCCTACGGGCGCGAGAAGTCGTACGTCGAACGACTGCTGGACACCTTCGAACGCGACCACCCGGAGACCCGTGTGGTCCGCCTCCGCCCCGGGTTCATCTTCAAGCGCGAGTCGGCGGCCGAACAGCGCCGCCTGTTCGTGGGACCGCTGCTGCCCAACCGCCTCGCCCGCCCCGACCTGATCCCGATCGTGCCTGATCTGCCCGGCCTGCGGCTCCAGGCGCTGCATACCCGCGACGCTGCAGAGGCCTACCGTCTCGCGATCGTCCGCGACGTGCGTGGCCCGTTCAACATCGCCGCCGAACCCGTGCTCGACCCTCCGGCGCTCGCAGAACTCTTCGACGCTCGTCCGGTCAAGATGCCCGTCGGCGCGCTGAGGGCGGCGATGTCGGCGGCGTGGCGCCTGCACCTGATCCCGGCCAGTCCCATGCTGTTCGACCTCGCGCTCAGCCTCCCGGTCATGGACACCACCCGCGCCCGCACCGAGCTGGGCTGGGAGCCGTCTCGCACCTCCCAGGAAGCCATCCGCGAAATGATGGAGGGCCTGCGCGAAGGCGCCGGGATGGACACGCCCCCGCTGCATCCAAAGTCGGGCGGGAAGCTGCGGCAACGCGAGATCGCCACGGGGATCGGCGAGCGCGCCCGCGCCCGACCCGACGTCGGCCGGTGAGGCGGGCGACCCGGCGCGGGGACCGACGGAGGCGCCGTCACGTGGAGGCGGGAGCCTCCTCCGTTGCTATCTCGGCCTGCTGGGGTTGCGGGTAGGTGATACGCGGGTGGTACACGCCGCAGAGTGTCTCGAGGAACGACGCCCTGACCGCAGCGACGTCCTGGAACGTCAGGGGGCTCTCGTCGAGCTGACCGTCTTCGATGCGGGCGGCGAATAGGCTGTCCACCAGCTCGGACAACTGGTCGCGCGACAGGTTGCGGTCATTTTGGGCGGCGGCGCGGCTGGCCGCCTCGCAGCAGTCGGCGAGCATCAGCACCGCGGTCTCTTTGGTGGTCGGTTTGCGACCCTTGTAGCGGTACACCCCCTCGTCCACGTGCTGTCCCGGCGCGGCTTCACGTACGGCCTTGAGGTAGAAGTACGTGACGACCGTCGTGCCGTGGTGCGTCGCGATGCCCTGCACCACCTCCGGCGGGAGACGGTAGGACCGGGCCATCTTGATCCCGTCGGTGACGTGTTCCTGGATGATCGTGGCTGAGATGTCCGGTCCCAGGCCGTCGTGCGGGTTGGAGATCCCGAACTGGTTCTCGATGAAGAAATACGGTCTGCGTACCTTGCCGATGTCGTG encodes:
- a CDS encoding YbhB/YbcL family Raf kinase inhibitor-like protein, whose product is MGLNLGDLSLSSPAFDNGGPIPRRHTSEGEDVSPTVEWSNVPDGTSELVLVCHDPDAPLVRGFTHWVVHGIPASASGIGEGGGGQFTEGQNDFGNAGYNGPAPPEGHGPHHYYFWLYALDTGLDAGPGLTREQLLDRIEGHVIEQARLVGTYER
- a CDS encoding NAD-dependent epimerase/dehydratase family protein produces the protein MRVVITGATGNVGTSLIDVLGHEDQVTSIVGLARRPPAWQPAKTRWGRADVTKDDLSTYFDAADVVVHLSWIFQPTRDPLATWRTNVLGSIRVFEAVSEATVPALVYASSVGSYSPGPQHDRVDESWPTHALPTAAYGREKSYVERLLDTFERDHPETRVVRLRPGFIFKRESAAEQRRLFVGPLLPNRLARPDLIPIVPDLPGLRLQALHTRDAAEAYRLAIVRDVRGPFNIAAEPVLDPPALAELFDARPVKMPVGALRAAMSAAWRLHLIPASPMLFDLALSLPVMDTTRARTELGWEPSRTSQEAIREMMEGLREGAGMDTPPLHPKSGGKLRQREIATGIGERARARPDVGR
- the msrB gene encoding peptide-methionine (R)-S-oxide reductase MsrB — translated: MTERVELTEAEWRERLSAERYHVLREKGTEPPFSGEYHGSKVAGTYGCAACGQPLFDSDAKYDSGTGWPSFWEPLDDSAVRLEDDHSHGMTRTEVLCTACDSHLGHVFPDGPPPTGLRYCINSLALEVQADG
- a CDS encoding cation:proton antiporter regulatory subunit, whose amino-acid sequence is MASEVEETPLPGVGMRYSFVASSGARVSVLHHRSGRHQVFVGDPGDPDAFRLAVELDDDDSRVLAELLGASRVVREIDRLQQSVAGLSIEWLRIPPDTRAAGRTIGDLEIRSSTGVTVVAALRGGEALPVPGPDFLIESGDTLVVMGRPDAIRRADALLRG
- a CDS encoding cation:proton antiporter; its protein translation is MDTATLLLELGAVLLVLAVAARIALRFGLSPIPLYLLTGLALGEGGLYPVLTAESFITPAAEIGVILLLLLLGLEYSPQELTAGLRTGWRLSIVDLLANFTPGLLAGTMLGWGAPASLVLGGVTYISSSGIAAKLIDDQQWLANRETPLVLSVLVAEDLVMAVYLPLLGGVLAGGSVLAVGGSVTVALAVAGLALLVAFRYGHTISQSLASPSGEALLLSVMGLTLVVAGLAEQLHISAAVGAFLVGIALSGPVQERVHGLLQPVRDLFAASFFVLFGLSVDPRNIPPVLAAAAALALVTAATKMAGIWWGAARAGIGPRGRRRAASVLVARGEFSIVIAEIGVAAGIEPRLGPLATAYVLLLAITGPVITRSAGQPARL